The DNA region cagaatttggagtagcagtggtcgagtgttttagcagcaccggtactacagtcaatgtgttaatAGAACTtcagtagcgttttcctcaaatttgctttgttaaaatccccgcTACAATAAATGGATATGTGGTTTCTAGTTTACccaagtccagtgtagttccttgagggccatcgtggtatcggcttgagggggaatatacacggctgtgactataaacAAAGATAATTTTCTTGGTGAGGTAATActcatttgattgtgaggtattctaggtcgggtgaacaaaaggacttgagtttctgtacgttatcacaatcacaccatgagtagttaatcatgaaacatatacCCCACCTTTCTTTTTCCCGGAGAGTTGTTTATTCCTGTCTGGGCGATGTACTGAgaaacccagctggctgtatggatcgGGACAGTATATCCAGAcagagccatgattccgtgaaacagagtatatttcagtccctgatgtctctctggaatgagatcctcgccctgagctcgtctcctttattgtccagagactgaacattagtgagtaatatactctgAAGCAGTGGATGTTGTGCacacctcctgagtcggactagaagtccactctgaATACTTCTTCGCAGTCAGCggcgtcttggagcagcctctgggataagttcaattgccctggggagtacaaacaaaggatccaattcgggaaagtcttattcctggtcgtaatgctggtgagttaccgccactctgatatccaaaagttatttctggctgtatgtaataacacaaaaactctctgggctaataatgtaagaaaaaaacacaaacccccctcgcccccccccccccccccccccccccccccccccccccccccgaaatagctcgaagcagagctgccatgtctgtcgtaGCCATCATGTGGCACCATCATGCGGAGTGTCTCGGATGAAATTGTAATGACCCTGGGTTTATCAGCTCGAATATCGACTCTGCTGTTTGAGCATAAGTTTGCAGCACGGTCGACAGCGAGCTGGACTTCGTGCTAGAAGGTCAAGGGTTcaagacctgctccctgcctgtgtcattacactggtgtcagaagtgatcgAATCTTGCATTCACGACAGTGTGTGTGCTTGGTCAGTGAGCGTATTCCTAAAAGACTTAGAGTCGCAAGCTAGTGCTAGGACACActctttgaaaggagggagtagtgtaaagaccctgggtttataagcagGGATATCGACTCCACCGCccagtcgatagcgcgctggacttagggctagaaggttgagggttcgagacctgctccctgctgtttcattacaaaatGTTCTGAGACCGGGTTGCAACAAGAGACACAGATCAAAGCAGGCCTCCAAGACCCAAATATTGTTCTCAGTCGCAAACTGAAGCTAAATAAGTCAGTTCAGACCCGTTAAGGTGATTCAGTACAGGTGACTATTACGCACTGACAAAAAAAAAGATAGATATTTTTAGTATCTAGTTAGTTAGTGTAGTCTACTTGCATTGCTTAGATCTTGAGAAAGAATTAAAGTCACCCTACAGTTCTACCACAGATTTTCTTTTAAAGATCTAGGCTACTAGCTACAGCAGTTTACACGTAGGAACAGAACTTCGTGAAATTTTTGCACATCAGGCGGGAGGAATTTCGCAGGTGCACTGGATGAACTTTCACCCCCACAAACGGATTCTTTGTTTTGATTCAGCTAGCGTTGCATTGCATATTTGTGTGCTTAGAGACCACCCGATTGATAGCTTCCATAGGAACAGCCGTAGTTGAGTGATGCCTATGTAGCTAGACGGAACCGTTGTGCTTTGCGAAAGACGAACAAAAACAATGTTGTCTCTGGAACGATATTATAGCATAGCTAGCGAGCTGGCTAACCTGACCTTTCGCAACAACAACATGGGAACGCTATTACAACGGAGCTGATCAATAATTTGTCGCCACTGGTCAATTAACGTTACTTAGTACAGACATTCATGCTTACTTACACTTTGCTAACATTTTGAAAAGGTAAGTTGATTCGCCAGCTAACTTGACTAGCTACGAAAGTTAGCTCCTTGGTTACCAGGTTACGGTCAGCTGTTCCAGCAATCAGTGTTGGATGATGTTCCAGCAATCAATTTTGGATGCTCTCACAATGATCGATGACATTGGTTAGCTTAAAGGACCTGCTAAATAATACGTTATGTCAATATGTTGTCATGTTTTTCTGtcatctgtctgccaattgataATATTTCATAATGTGTTGTGATGGATACAGTTTTATTAATGTTATTTCACCTGAAACAGTCACTAACTTCCAATGGGCGAGGAAAAGCCAGAGACGTTGGACTTCGTCAAAGACTTCCAAGAGTATCTCAGTCAGCAGACTCAACATGTGAACATGATCTCAGGCTCTGTCAGTGGCGTCAAAGAGGTGGACGAGTTGCCAGCAGGTAGGCCTAGCCAAGAATGTCTAAGGAACTCTGTTAGTTTCAGAGGTAGACTGACTCTGGCACTCTAAAGAGCCAAATACTCCACAAAAACAATGTAATTTGCGATACAGTTCTAGGAACATAAAGCCatttactttcatatcacatccaGGCTTTATTACAGTTGCAgccaacagtatttttcagttatAACAGTTATGATGGCCTTCTTCCGTCACCCACACAGGTGGTCACCTTCCATCTGTCTTCCATAAACACACTCTGcaacatggagatatggccatgtgggaaccctaaccctatacattTTGGCCAtgtgggaaccctaaccctatacattTTGGCCAtgtgggaaccctaaccctatacattTTGGCCAtgtgggaaccctaaccctatacattTTTTCATTACTAATATTTCTCACTGATATGAAAGATACgttccttatgtttccaaaactgtaccgTAAGCAATGTGTGTTCCCGTTCAGACCGAGCATAGGAGCTCTTAACAAAGGTCCCCCAGGAAGAAGATAGCTTTATGAACAGGCGCGAAAGGTAGTTGGCGTCTATGAATGGTGTACGGTAGGCCTAACTATGGCATCAACACGCAGACCATAATTTGACTATCCAAACTGTTATATCCATGACTCTGTTATCATTATAAAATCCATTAATGTGAGTGAATGTAATTATTTCTCTATAATATATATTTCCCTTGAAACTGTGTGCTGTGATTATTCCTGTACCTGTGCAGACTGCAGTCGGAATGGGCTGGACCACCCCTCAGCAGATATGTCCCTTGACGACGGCTCAGGGATGCTAGTGGATGGCTTCGAGAGAACATATGATGGCAAACTCAAGTGCCGTTACTGTAACTATGCCACCAGAGGCACAGCACGATTAATTGAGCACATCCGCATTCACACAGGTGAGCTTGAATGGACCCGATAACACCATGCACATGCTACCAGGTGATGTAGGACTAGATTCATCACTAGTTGAGTATTTTCCCTTATACAAAGCTGGCACCCTTTATTTTCATTAGGCCTAGTTAGAGCAATCaatgacaaaaaaacatttcatcCTAAGACCTTATTCTTCCTACTAATTCTTtatctccctcttttctcttctcaAACAGGAGAGAAACCCCACAGATGCCACCTGTGCCCCTTCGCCTCTGCCTATTTGCGCCATCTAGAGGCCCACATGCGCtcccacacaggagagaagccttacaagTGTGAGCTGTGCTCCTTCCGCTGCAGTGACCGTAGCAACCTGTCACACCACCGCCGCCGCCGGCACAAGCTCTTACCAATGAAGGgtgctcgctcctctctctcccacaagaAGATGCTGAGCGCCTTGCAGAAGAAGACCAGCCTGGGGTACGGTCGCCGGCTCCTCATCAACTTCAGCCCCCCCTCCATGGTGGTGCACAAGACCGAGCACCTGGATGACTACTCCCACGAGCTGCCCCACCTGCGCCAGGAGACCTACGACAACCAGGGCGCTGGTGGAGATGGTAGCTCAATGGACGACCACCACAATCATCACCACAACCTGGTCATGGAAAACCCCCTCAACCAACTCTCGACCCTGGCCGGCCAGCTGGCCAGCCTGCCCTCGGAGGCTGAGGACCAGACCCAGCAGCCTTCCATGTCTCCAGGTGCAGAGTCCTGTGTGGACGAGAAGCCCTTCCTCATCCAGCAGCCTCACCCAGCCACTGCTCCTGCTGCTGTGTCAGCCAGCACTGCCCacgcctcttcctcctccatcaccccagAGCCCAGGCCCCCACCACACAGCAACTGCAGCCCCGGGGCAGATCCCCGCAGTGAGCATAGTGGGCGCACCAGTACCCCCAGCATCACCAACAGCCAGCCCAGCACACCAGCCCCGGGCCTGCCCTCTCTGCATCAAGACCCCCAGATGCTGCACCACTGCCAGCACTGTGACATCTACTTTCCTGATAACATCCTGTACACAATCCACATGGGCTGCCACGGCTACGAGAACCCCTTCCAGTGCAACATCTGTGGCCACAGGTGCAGGAGCAAGTACGACTTTGCCTGCCATTTTGCCAGAGGGCAGCATAAGCAGTGACTTGTTGCCGGGTCAGTGACTGGAGAGAATGTATGGaggttgtttttatttaattccaTGATGGTGATTTTATTTATTGCTGTTGAACTTTCTGAAGTTGGCCTTGATGTAGCCTCTGCAAATTCCATGTAGTGAATTAGATTTTATAGGGGGATAATAACATATTTGACGGTGCCCATGCATTTGTAGCTAGAGTGTAGGGATGGAGTGGTTTTAGAGGTACATGTCACTTGGCCTGTTTGATCATGAACGTTCCTCATGTGGGTTTTTGACATGAACACTATTTTCCGCCTTACGAACATAGTTCTAGATGATGCTAACCCCTTTGTGAGAGTGCTCTTTAGTGGCTGTAACCATACACAACTAAACCATTTCAGAGTGAAAGACTGCACCATTCATGCCTCCCAACAGTGCCTGCGATATTCACAATCTCTTTACCTGTACTGAAATGGACACATCTTATATGTTGAGATGTTTTTGCGTTCGTTTTCTTCTTGTCATTTGTGATGGATCGGTACACAGTGCCCTACTTTAACCaccggtaggtagcctagcggttagagcgttgggccagtaactgaatggTCGCAGGTTTGAATGCCGAGCCGACAAGGAGAAAAATctgtgcccctgagcaaggcacttaatcctaatttgctccagggacaCCGTACTACTATGGCGGACCTtgtaaaacaaaacatttcactgcacctctccggtgtatgtgacaataagtGTTTTTCTTATTTGAGCAACTTATTTGGATGTTGCATAGAATAAAGCCTAACCTATACATCATGTTATATTCTGACCTTTAAATAACATATGTCATTGCGAGATCTAACAGCTTTACTGTCAAAGCAGTATCaccatatctctcttctcctttgTCATGTCTATTGAGTTGAAAAATTGCCAAGTAGCACCAGAGATGCCATGTTTTAGCATACATGCGATGCCTTGGGATTCCTCCTGTCCTGCATTAATTAAGGCATTGCATATTGTGGATCTCAAtgcttttttaaatatttattgagTATTCTATTCTACATTTTCTGGCCTGATGGGTGTTGTCAATGACATTGACATTATGCTGAAGTGAAGATTACTGCCTTAGCAGGGTTGTTTTATATTGGAAACTGTTGTCTGTTGCATAGCAACATTTGTGAAGAATAGTTACTTTTTCTAGGACTAGTTGCATGTCAACATGCGTACAGGCATCCAATGTTGGAGGGGGAAGTTCACAGAAGAAGAAACACCTGTAAGGGTATTTGTTTGTGTTGTGTCTTATGGGACAGGTGAATGTTGAAGTGTTTTGGCGGTCAAATTTTATGTGAGAGGAAATATTAACACATTTCTGAGTAAAGTGTTTTCTAACAGATTGTTTCTTTGTCTCAACTGTCTTTTGTCCTTTTTCTTGGTATCTCTGAATTAACATTCTGTCAGAATGCGAAATGTCACATATTTGATCTGTTTCAATGCTAGCACATGGAATAAGATGTTCAGACACCAATAATTGTCTTTTGAGAATGCTTTTAATCATTTTGCCAAAGTAGCAAAGACATACATGATTGTGTACAGTAGCAGTGAAAATACTTCATTGCCTCAGGTGAAATGAATTGATAGTTTTAATGATTATAGTTTGTTGAGGCTGGTCAGCTTAGTCTTACGCTTCCACCTTAGCCTGGAACTCTTCCTTATCAGACACTTTCTCATCTGGCTTCTCCAGGTCTGAGGAAAGGAAGACCTGTTTATGTCGACATTGTGTCTGAACCAGAGAGATAACATGCAGAAAATTCAGAAGACTATGATAGTGCTCCTAATTGTTTGAGATTTTTCAACAGCCTAAAGCAGACATCAGCAGCAAATATTAGCCCATACAGATCTGTGCCCAGGTTAGTATGTCCATGTATGTCTAGAGAAATCATGACTTCATGGCCCTACAAAGAGTTGACTTCTGACCTTTGAGCTGGATGGGTCCTAGGACCAGGGTGTGGCTCTCCTGGGAGGGTCCCTGGTCTTGCGGCTGCGGTTGTCTCGGCGGCAGCTGGAGTTTGTAGTCGGTGGCTTAACAAATGGTGACCTACTGCAGGTACACAAACTTGTGGGCTCACAGGAACTTGAAGGCCTGGAAGGTGAAGCGGGTGTCGCCACTGGTACCAAGATCAAGATCTTCAAGATCCTTGAAGAATAAGCACTTGTTGATAAAGTATAGGACCCAGAATGTTTCCTTCTCCACGATATCTCATGGCTCTGCAGGTCAGCAGTCTGTTTCTTACCTGTTGCGCACCAGGTCGTAGGATCTGGTTTGGAAGtcatgaggggagggagaggccaCACAGGTGTCCAGGAACATGTAGGCTGCTGTCGGACCCCCTCAGATGGACCTGGATGTACAAGTTCTGGTTGAGGGTAATTTCATATGGAGTCTGGGCTATCTGGGTGTAGAAGTTGCTGCTGGTAAAGAGGGCCATTTGTTCCATTGAATCTGCCCATGCCTGTGATGGTACTCTTATCCCCATCATGCTTGGTCTTGTGCATAATCTAGAACATGGTGTCCTGCTCCATAAGACATACCACTCG from Oncorhynchus mykiss isolate Arlee chromosome 1, USDA_OmykA_1.1, whole genome shotgun sequence includes:
- the LOC110529485 gene encoding zinc finger protein Pegasus; translation: MGEEKPETLDFVKDFQEYLSQQTQHVNMISGSVSGVKEVDELPADCSRNGLDHPSADMSLDDGSGMLVDGFERTYDGKLKCRYCNYATRGTARLIEHIRIHTGEKPHRCHLCPFASAYLRHLEAHMRSHTGEKPYKCELCSFRCSDRSNLSHHRRRRHKLLPMKGARSSLSHKKMLSALQKKTSLGYGRRLLINFSPPSMVVHKTEHLDDYSHELPHLRQETYDNQGAGGDGSSMDDHHNHHHNLVMENPLNQLSTLAGQLASLPSEAEDQTQQPSMSPGAESCVDEKPFLIQQPHPATAPAAVSASTAHASSSSITPEPRPPPHSNCSPGADPRSEHSGRTSTPSITNSQPSTPAPGLPSLHQDPQMLHHCQHCDIYFPDNILYTIHMGCHGYENPFQCNICGHRCRSKYDFACHFARGQHKQ